The genomic stretch CACAGTCTCAGGGAGACTCAATGAAATCTCGTCACTATGCTCTTCCGCTTCTTCAAGACTGGAAACAATTGCTTCCTCTTCGCGATCAATGGCTTTCTGGCGTTGCTCGGTTTTGGTTTTCAGTCTGGCAAGCTCTTCCTTCATGCTATCTAGTCTGTCGAACTCCTCCTGAACATCCTCCAGTTCTTCGTTGTTAGCCTCAAGCTTCTTTTTCAGCTTGGTTAGTTCTTCCTTCTTATCTTTGAGTTCCTTCTTTCGTTCTTCCAGTTTCGAGGCAGGTTTCTCGTAGGCAGCTATGACTTTCTTGGATTCCTTGATGTCTGACTCCAGATGTGATCGAATTCTTCTGCAATTGCCCCAAGCCTTATCGAACTCCTGGAGGCCGAGCAGTTTATCAAACAGGTCTTTCCTCTCCGAGTCCCTCATCCCGATGATTTCAGCAATCTCCCCCTGACTGACCAGGATGACATCTCGGAATATTTCCTTCTTTATATCCAAAATCTCAGCAATTTCATCAGTAACCGTAGTTTGCTTCTCAGCAATTGTGTTTTCTTGAGGGCGAGTCATCAGATAGGCTTCGTTTGTGCCTGATGCACGGATTATCCGTTGAACAGTATACTCCTGACCTCTATGTTCGAAATCGAGCTCGAACTCTGCAGTATCCTTTCCCAGACGAATGAACTCATCCAAGTTCCCTTGCTCAAAATCACTGTATAAGGAATAGAGAATAGACTGCAGAATAGTGCTCTTCCCAGAACCGTTTCTACCGACTATGACATTTTTTCCGCTGGCGAAATTGACCTCACCATCATCGAAGCACTTGACATTCTTCAGTCTGAGAGACTGCAGTTTCATTCTGCATCACCTAGTTCTTCTTGAATTACCTCATCATCCGTAAAATCGTAGAGCATCTCAAGCAATGTCGATTCAGCTTTGTCATCAAGGGACCCAGTTAGGATGTCTTTCATGTTGTTTGCCAGCGACACCCATTTCCCAGCATTCTCTTCTGAAACGTCCATCCGCTGCACAAAGACCTCTTCCATCAACTCAGTATCAGACACGTCTTCCCGAACCGGCAAGCCGGCATAATCCATCTGTGGTTCTATCGTGACATGGAAGGCCTTCTTGGCCTCCTGAGTAAGGCTTCTGATATCCAGAGATTCATGAGCTTCACTCAGCTTACCAGTCACATCGATGCGGATGATGGCATGCTCCTCGTCCAGCTCCTGCAGGGCTTGGGATACGGCTTCAGAGGCTTCCGTGATTGTTACCGTGCCTAATTCCAGTTTCTTTCGCTTCTTGGGTCTAACAGCATAGGTGAAACGCTCGACTGATGATTCCCAGGATGTGCTTTTCTTGGTCAACGTAGCCACTGCAACCGATCGCTCTGGGTTGTCCCATTCCGCAGCTGAAACGTGCTCGGTTGACCCTGAACAGCAAATGGTCTCAGAGCCGTTCAACCACCACTTATGGTAATGGCCAATGGCAACATAGTCGAAGCCGAGGACATCGAGCGTATATTCACTCAACTTGGCGGATGGAATCATGTTCTCCAGATAGGCATGCATGAGGAGGATGTTTGGCATATCGCTGTCATCCAGTGCATCCTCGTTTTCTTTTGCCAAGCCTTTGAGCTTGGCACTGGTATCATTTCCATAATAGCCAAGACCCCAGACTCTCACAGACAAACCATTACTCAGCGAAACCTCTTTGAACTCGTCTTCCAAATACGTGAGAAGTCCCAAATCCTGAAGCACATGAAGCTCGTTGCCTCCCTGCCTTTTGCTCCAAGCATATGATGCGTCATGATTTCCTCTCGTAGCAAAAACGGGAATGCGATTTTGCCTGAACACATCAAACACTCGTATTGAATGCCGCTGATCGGCAGGATATGGGCGTGCCCGATGAAAAATATCACCGGGTACAACAACAAAATCGGGGACCTGCTCCAAAAGGGTTTCAACAGCATCAGCCGCTGCATTGAAGAAGTCCTTAGCGCGATCAAATTGTCCGTATTGCCTATATCCCAAATGCAGATCGGACATCTGCCCAATTCGTATTGTTTCGGTCAACTCCATTCCCTCCGTTCAAATGCTCCATCGTCATCATGGCGGCGGTTCCGTGGTTCAGAACTTCCGGATTGAGGATTCTGCCATGCGTCCACGACATCGATGTCTTCGCCGCCAAGTGTACCCTGATACTTGTCGATTTTCACAAGTGCAGGAAGGTTCACAGCAGGACCAAAAACAACCGCTTCTCCAACATTTAGACTCGGTAGCTCTTGCATCAGATCCTTACTCATCGCCTCAGCAGAGTTTTCGATATTGGTCTGATCTCGTGGATTGACGACACGTAACACAATCATGCTGTTGCACTGGGATAGAACATTTGAATCGATTTTGCCAGGGCGCTGAGACACAACACACAAGCCCACCCCGAACTTCCGTCCCTCTGAAGCTATCCGTCGCAGAATCCGTTTGGATGTTGCTCCATCATCACCAGAAGGTACGAAGTTGTGAGACTCCTCCACCACGAGCAAAACTGGGCATGGAATCGATTCTGCGTTTTCGTGGTTCCGTCGCCAGGCAACAGCACCGCGGAGGATTTTCTGTGATACCCGTCTAACAACTGCCTGCTGAACATCGGTATCCAATCCTGAAAGCGATAGTACCGTCATGCAACCCTCATTGACAATTCCAGGACCGCCGTTTCCAGCCAAAGGTACCTCTTGGGTTTTGTCAAGAATGGCAAACTCGGTGGCTTCTCCCATGAGGCTCTTGAGCCCCTGCAATTGCTCCGAGTTCTCTCCGCCATCTGCTTTCTCCAGTGCGTTCTCAAGGTCTTCGTAGCCCCACTCAGTATCCTCAAGCATCTCGAAGGCATCTCGGAACAGCTTGCGTTGCCGGTTCGCAGTTGAACGAACACGAAGAATGGACATGAAATCGTCAGCGGAGAAGCTATTGTATCTGAAGCGAAGGGGAAGTATCTTCCTGTCCGGGTCTGCG from Candidatus Thorarchaeota archaeon encodes the following:
- a CDS encoding AAA family ATPase, with protein sequence MKLQSLRLKNVKCFDDGEVNFASGKNVIVGRNGSGKSTILQSILYSLYSDFEQGNLDEFIRLGKDTAEFELDFEHRGQEYTVQRIIRASGTNEAYLMTRPQENTIAEKQTTVTDEIAEILDIKKEIFRDVILVSQGEIAEIIGMRDSERKDLFDKLLGLQEFDKAWGNCRRIRSHLESDIKESKKVIAAYEKPASKLEERKKELKDKKEELTKLKKKLEANNEELEDVQEEFDRLDSMKEELARLKTKTEQRQKAIDREEEAIVSSLEEAEEHSDEISLSLPETV
- a CDS encoding metallophosphoesterase, with translation MTETIRIGQMSDLHLGYRQYGQFDRAKDFFNAAADAVETLLEQVPDFVVVPGDIFHRARPYPADQRHSIRVFDVFRQNRIPVFATRGNHDASYAWSKRQGGNELHVLQDLGLLTYLEDEFKEVSLSNGLSVRVWGLGYYGNDTSAKLKGLAKENEDALDDSDMPNILLMHAYLENMIPSAKLSEYTLDVLGFDYVAIGHYHKWWLNGSETICCSGSTEHVSAAEWDNPERSVAVATLTKKSTSWESSVERFTYAVRPKKRKKLELGTVTITEASEAVSQALQELDEEHAIIRIDVTGKLSEAHESLDIRSLTQEAKKAFHVTIEPQMDYAGLPVREDVSDTELMEEVFVQRMDVSEENAGKWVSLANNMKDILTGSLDDKAESTLLEMLYDFTDDEVIQEELGDAE
- a CDS encoding ATP-binding protein, translating into MSDREVIGNLLGTTTPTEVTICVDPNIVRTSPLRLGEYLIIDYQCDELEKPVLASVKEIGLSNLNMPNSILTSPREFEALSRIGDLRDGEILTADARILGYLNEADELEMPRFSPPPGAEVFRAPRELLSEAFGQGHIEIGHLLTNEDVRVRLDVDELIRRHLAVLAITGGGKGNTVAVIVSRILELGGAVVVIDPHSEYVGMRNELGDKLVAFSVDADPDRKILPLRFRYNSFSADDFMSILRVRSTANRQRKLFRDAFEMLEDTEWGYEDLENALEKADGGENSEQLQGLKSLMGEATEFAILDKTQEVPLAGNGGPGIVNEGCMTVLSLSGLDTDVQQAVVRRVSQKILRGAVAWRRNHENAESIPCPVLLVVEESHNFVPSGDDGATSKRILRRIASEGRKFGVGLCVVSQRPGKIDSNVLSQCNSMIVLRVVNPRDQTNIENSAEAMSKDLMQELPSLNVGEAVVFGPAVNLPALVKIDKYQGTLGGEDIDVVDAWQNPQSGSSEPRNRRHDDDGAFERREWS